One genomic window of Cellulophaga sp. Hel_I_12 includes the following:
- a CDS encoding 4Fe-4S dicluster domain-containing protein, with protein sequence MKIIQKIGLVIFLIGLAIFTVLPLLGTFILNENSLGQIVQEKNIKSAVFIENLKDNIVNKEFSGMQELSPVVAKALKSANETHTENKEYDKKIYTSTSDMASLIGKKSGSGFIVNNKGLMWLLTFGLGIIGALMFITPQVVTLGKKGIKNDHIYHQDSTNRGWIAWLVFIFLVSFYIVLYFASEYAVNWTYLLDPTSEALSGNPAGHWFVYGFMYCVVMVVMAVRMYIKYRHNVYQMVRTTSVLFFQIVFAFLIPEIMVRLQMPYYDFKNAFPLDYDFFFQWNLKSLLDSGGIGLFILVWGIVLTLIVVPVMVYFFGKRWYCSWVCGCGGLAETLGDPYRQHSSKSLFSWKVERWLVHGVLVFAVGMTVLTLISFFTASGTVIGIKTSSIQNLYSLLIGAIFAGVIGTGFYPIFGNRVWCRFGCPLAAYLGFVQRFKSRFRITTNGGQCISCGNCSTYCEMGIDVRAYAQKGENIVRSSCVGCGICSAVCPRGVLKLENGPEEGRINPTEILLGNDVDLMTLVNKKRSS encoded by the coding sequence ATGAAAATAATACAAAAAATTGGCTTAGTTATTTTTTTAATAGGCTTAGCTATTTTTACGGTTTTACCCCTTTTGGGTACCTTTATTTTAAATGAAAATAGCCTAGGGCAAATTGTTCAAGAAAAAAATATTAAAAGTGCTGTTTTTATTGAAAACCTTAAAGATAATATTGTAAATAAGGAATTTTCTGGAATGCAGGAACTATCTCCTGTGGTGGCAAAAGCTTTAAAGTCTGCGAACGAAACACATACTGAAAATAAAGAATACGATAAAAAAATATATACCAGTACAAGCGATATGGCTAGCTTGATAGGTAAAAAATCAGGTTCTGGTTTTATCGTCAATAATAAAGGGCTGATGTGGTTGTTAACCTTTGGCTTAGGTATTATCGGTGCCCTTATGTTTATTACGCCTCAAGTAGTTACCTTGGGCAAAAAAGGTATTAAAAACGATCATATTTACCATCAAGATTCTACCAACAGAGGATGGATTGCCTGGTTGGTGTTTATTTTTTTAGTATCGTTTTACATTGTTTTGTATTTCGCTTCAGAATATGCAGTCAACTGGACCTATTTATTAGACCCAACAAGTGAAGCTTTAAGTGGCAATCCTGCCGGGCATTGGTTTGTATACGGGTTTATGTATTGTGTAGTCATGGTGGTTATGGCAGTGCGCATGTATATCAAATACCGTCATAATGTATACCAAATGGTGCGTACAACGTCCGTTTTATTTTTTCAAATTGTTTTTGCCTTTTTGATTCCTGAAATTATGGTGCGTTTGCAAATGCCTTATTATGATTTTAAAAATGCGTTTCCGTTAGACTATGACTTCTTTTTTCAATGGAATTTAAAATCACTCTTAGATAGTGGTGGAATAGGCTTATTTATATTAGTCTGGGGTATTGTACTAACCCTTATCGTCGTTCCCGTAATGGTTTATTTTTTTGGAAAAAGATGGTATTGTTCATGGGTTTGTGGTTGCGGTGGTTTGGCCGAAACATTAGGCGATCCGTATCGTCAACACTCGAGCAAATCGCTATTTTCTTGGAAAGTAGAACGTTGGCTTGTACACGGCGTTTTGGTTTTTGCAGTGGGGATGACGGTACTTACTTTAATTAGTTTTTTTACGGCATCTGGTACCGTCATCGGTATAAAAACATCAAGCATACAAAATTTATATAGCCTTTTGATTGGCGCTATTTTTGCCGGGGTAATTGGAACTGGCTTCTATCCAATTTTTGGGAATCGCGTTTGGTGTAGGTTTGGATGTCCTTTGGCTGCTTATTTAGGATTTGTTCAACGTTTTAAGTCTCGTTTCAGAATTACCACCAATGGCGGGCAATGCATTTCTTGCGGAAATTGCTCTACCTATTGCGAAATGGGGATTGATGTGAGAGCGTATGCCCAAAAAGGAGAAAATATTGTACGTTCTAGTTGTGTGGGTTGTGGTATTTGTTCTGCGGTATGCCCGCGTGGGGTTTTAAAATTAGAAAATGGTCCAGAAGAAGGCAGAATCAATCCAACAGAAATACTCTTGGGGAATGATGTTGATTTAATGACCTTAGTGAATAAAAAAAGAAGCTCGTAA
- a CDS encoding glycosyltransferase family 2 protein, which produces MPEINVIIPAYNEADSIAHVIKEIPAIVSEIIVVNNNSTDKTAENAANAGATVLTENRRGYGYACLAGINYIEQKSKQPDIIVFIDGDYSDYPEELSKLVAPIIKSDIDMVIGARVDSLREDGAMTPQQIFGNWLATSLMKLFFGANFTDLGPFRAIKYNTLMALNMEDKTYGWTVEMQLKVLKKKFTYTEVPVRYKKRIGISKVSGTIKGSIFAGVKILSWIFKYSIK; this is translated from the coding sequence ATGCCTGAAATAAACGTTATCATTCCCGCATACAACGAAGCTGATTCTATAGCTCATGTAATTAAAGAAATTCCGGCTATTGTTTCCGAAATCATTGTGGTTAATAATAATTCTACCGATAAAACTGCTGAAAATGCAGCCAATGCCGGAGCCACAGTTTTAACCGAAAACCGCAGAGGCTATGGCTATGCGTGTTTAGCAGGAATTAATTACATCGAACAAAAGTCTAAACAACCTGACATCATCGTATTTATCGATGGAGACTATTCTGACTACCCAGAAGAACTTTCTAAATTAGTTGCACCTATCATAAAGAGTGATATAGATATGGTTATTGGCGCTAGAGTAGATAGTTTAAGAGAAGATGGTGCTATGACACCACAGCAAATTTTCGGAAATTGGCTGGCAACCTCTTTAATGAAGCTGTTTTTTGGAGCTAATTTTACAGATCTTGGTCCCTTCCGAGCTATTAAATACAACACTTTGATGGCGCTAAATATGGAAGATAAAACCTACGGATGGACCGTAGAAATGCAGTTAAAAGTATTAAAAAAGAAATTTACATATACCGAAGTACCAGTGCGTTATAAAAAAAGAATTGGCATATCAAAAGTATCAGGTACGATAAAAGGTAGTATATTTGCAGGCGTAAAAATTCTAAGTTGGATTTTTAAATACAGTATAAAATAA
- a CDS encoding TIGR04283 family arsenosugar biosynthesis glycosyltransferase produces the protein MKQNKPNISIIIPVFNEADCIGTLLPYLKENYESNASHEIIIVDGGSTDDTIAIALAHGAKVIRSEKGRAIQLNRGAALAQHAILYFLHVDTFPPKNFDKTIISATENGNQVGCFQMKFDSNSRFLNFFAWFTRLNYKICRGGDQSLFITKDLFLKTNGFNENYTIYEDNEFIGRLYKITSFTILPFHVKTSARKYREKGELRLQYHFGMIHLKNYLGASPEKLHDYYRRNIAV, from the coding sequence ATGAAACAAAATAAACCTAACATAAGTATTATTATTCCTGTTTTCAACGAAGCAGATTGCATTGGCACGCTACTTCCCTATTTGAAGGAAAATTACGAATCGAACGCTTCACATGAGATTATCATTGTTGATGGCGGAAGCACAGATGATACGATTGCCATAGCTCTTGCACATGGCGCAAAGGTAATTCGTTCAGAAAAAGGAAGAGCTATACAATTAAATCGCGGTGCTGCTTTGGCGCAACATGCTATTTTATATTTTTTGCATGTAGACACCTTTCCGCCCAAGAATTTTGATAAAACAATCATAAGCGCCACTGAAAATGGAAATCAGGTAGGTTGTTTTCAAATGAAATTTGATAGTAATAGTCGTTTTTTGAACTTTTTTGCTTGGTTTACCAGGTTAAATTACAAAATATGTCGAGGTGGCGATCAATCCCTTTTTATCACCAAAGACTTGTTCCTAAAAACCAATGGTTTTAATGAAAATTATACCATTTACGAAGACAATGAATTTATTGGAAGACTCTATAAAATAACCTCTTTTACCATATTGCCATTTCACGTAAAGACGTCGGCTAGAAAGTATCGAGAAAAAGGTGAACTGCGTTTACAATATCATTTTGGAATGATACATCTTAAAAATTATTTAGGAGCAAGCCCAGAAAAACTACACGACTATTACAGACGAAATATAGCTGTTTAA
- a CDS encoding cellulose synthase family protein, translating to MALTITYIIIAIYSIALVLIFFYSLAQLNLLINYLGNKRKNDTAAKFNLLDPKEIPFVTIQLPVYNEEYVMDRLLENIAKIEYPSSKLEIQVLDDSTDESVEATAIHIQKLKETGLDITHIRRTNRQGYKAGALKEGLEIAKGDFIAIFDADFLPAPDWLKKTVIYFKDEEIGVVQTRWGHINRDYSTLTRIQAFALDAHFTLEQVGRNAKGHFINFNGTAGIWRKECILDAGNWEGDTLTEDLDLSYRAQLKNWKFKYLEDVETPAELPVVISAARSQQFRWNKGGAENFRKTVSSVIFAKNIPFKTKFHGVMHLLNSSMFLCVFIVAFLSIPMLYIKNSYGHLGWIFEVTSFFIVSTIILFVCYWFTYKSIQGSSFDNFIDYIKLFFTFFSIALGFSLHNSIAVLEGHMGKRSEFVRTPKFNLSNLKDSWKTNKYLATKLSPNMILEAALMIYFLFGMYSAIPLNDFGLFPFHFMLFLGFGFVFFKSLTARA from the coding sequence ATGGCTTTAACAATTACTTACATTATCATTGCTATCTATAGCATCGCATTAGTTCTAATCTTCTTCTACAGCCTTGCGCAGTTGAATCTTTTAATCAACTACTTAGGCAACAAAAGAAAAAATGATACCGCTGCGAAATTCAATCTCTTAGATCCTAAAGAGATACCCTTTGTGACGATTCAACTCCCCGTATATAACGAGGAATACGTTATGGATCGTTTATTAGAAAATATTGCAAAAATAGAATATCCATCTAGTAAATTAGAAATTCAGGTTTTAGATGATTCTACAGACGAATCTGTTGAAGCTACTGCCATACACATTCAAAAATTAAAAGAGACAGGTTTAGATATTACCCATATCCGCAGAACTAACCGTCAAGGATACAAAGCTGGTGCTTTAAAAGAAGGTTTAGAAATTGCTAAAGGAGACTTTATTGCTATTTTTGATGCCGATTTTTTACCAGCCCCCGATTGGTTAAAGAAAACCGTAATTTACTTTAAAGACGAAGAAATTGGTGTTGTTCAAACCCGTTGGGGACATATCAACAGAGATTATTCTACCTTAACACGTATTCAAGCTTTTGCGCTAGATGCACATTTTACACTGGAACAAGTAGGTAGAAATGCAAAAGGGCACTTTATCAATTTCAATGGTACTGCTGGTATTTGGCGTAAAGAATGTATTTTAGATGCTGGTAACTGGGAAGGCGACACCTTAACAGAGGATTTAGATTTAAGCTACAGAGCACAGTTAAAAAACTGGAAGTTCAAGTATTTAGAAGATGTTGAAACTCCTGCTGAACTTCCTGTGGTTATTAGCGCTGCGCGCTCTCAACAATTTAGATGGAATAAAGGTGGCGCTGAAAATTTCAGAAAAACGGTCTCAAGCGTTATCTTTGCTAAGAACATTCCATTTAAAACTAAATTTCATGGCGTAATGCATCTTTTAAACAGCTCCATGTTTTTATGTGTATTTATTGTTGCCTTTTTAAGCATCCCCATGCTCTACATAAAAAACAGTTATGGCCATTTAGGGTGGATTTTTGAAGTAACCAGTTTTTTTATTGTAAGTACCATTATCCTATTTGTATGTTATTGGTTTACTTATAAGAGTATTCAAGGCAGTAGCTTTGACAATTTTATAGATTATATTAAGTTGTTCTTTACGTTTTTTTCTATTGCTCTTGGTTTTTCTTTACACAACTCTATTGCAGTTTTAGAAGGTCATATGGGTAAAAGAAGTGAATTTGTACGGACACCAAAATTTAATTTGAGCAACTTAAAAGATAGCTGGAAAACCAATAAATACTTAGCTACAAAATTGTCGCCAAATATGATTTTGGAGGCTGCTTTGATGATTTATTTCTTATTTGGAATGTACAGCGCAATTCCTTTAAACGACTTTGGTTTGTTTCCCTTCCATTTCATGTTGTTTTTAGGTTTCGGATTTGTATTTTTTAAATCCCTTACCGCGAGAGCTTAA
- a CDS encoding NAD(P)/FAD-dependent oxidoreductase encodes MEPEHVVIIGNGIAGVTAARHIRKLSDKKITIVSAESDYFFSRTALMYVYMGHMKFEHTQPYENWFWKKNRIELQKGFVERIDVHAKKLYLKDENTIGYDDLIIATGSKPNKFGWPGQDLKGVQGLYHKQDLEQLEKNAPNNKVCTRAVIVGGGLIGIEMAEMLRTRDIPVTFLVREESFWNGVLPSGESQLINEHILNHHIDLRLDTNLEEIIADENGHAKAVKTDKGDVIECSLVGLTAGVTPNIDFLKNSGIDLGKGVKVNRFLETNINNVYAIGDCAEQHEAIGNRRPIEAVWYTGRMMGETLAQTICGNKTAYQPGHWFNSAKFFDIEYQTYGWVFSERNKKETELHFHWRHSAENICITIAYDAETKEFLGINTFGIRMRHEIFDRWLTDKKDIFYVMEFLKDANFDPEFYKNYENDIVEKFNSAFGTQINPKKKSWKRIFASS; translated from the coding sequence ATGGAACCAGAACACGTAGTCATTATTGGAAATGGAATAGCAGGAGTTACCGCTGCACGACATATTCGAAAATTATCCGACAAAAAAATTACCATAGTTTCGGCTGAAAGCGACTATTTTTTCTCTAGAACGGCATTAATGTACGTGTATATGGGTCATATGAAGTTTGAGCATACCCAACCATACGAAAATTGGTTTTGGAAAAAAAACAGGATTGAATTACAAAAAGGCTTTGTTGAAAGAATCGATGTTCATGCTAAAAAACTATACTTAAAAGACGAAAATACTATTGGTTATGACGATTTAATTATTGCTACGGGATCAAAACCCAACAAATTTGGATGGCCTGGACAAGATTTAAAAGGAGTTCAAGGTTTATATCACAAACAAGATTTAGAACAATTAGAAAAAAATGCCCCTAATAACAAGGTATGTACAAGAGCGGTTATTGTGGGTGGTGGACTTATAGGTATTGAAATGGCTGAAATGCTTAGAACAAGAGATATTCCCGTTACTTTTTTGGTCCGTGAAGAAAGCTTTTGGAACGGCGTTTTGCCTTCAGGAGAATCACAATTAATCAATGAACATATTCTAAACCATCATATTGATTTGCGTTTAGATACTAATTTAGAAGAAATAATTGCAGATGAAAATGGTCATGCTAAAGCAGTTAAAACTGATAAAGGAGATGTCATTGAATGCTCCCTAGTAGGACTCACAGCTGGTGTAACACCAAACATAGATTTTCTAAAAAATTCAGGAATCGATTTAGGAAAAGGCGTAAAAGTAAATCGATTTTTAGAGACCAATATCAACAATGTTTATGCCATTGGGGATTGCGCCGAACAGCATGAAGCTATTGGCAATAGAAGACCTATTGAAGCCGTTTGGTACACAGGTAGGATGATGGGCGAAACACTAGCACAAACTATTTGTGGAAATAAAACGGCCTACCAGCCTGGACATTGGTTTAATTCTGCCAAGTTTTTTGATATTGAATATCAAACCTACGGCTGGGTATTTAGCGAGCGGAATAAAAAAGAAACTGAACTCCATTTTCATTGGCGGCACAGCGCCGAAAATATTTGTATCACTATCGCTTACGATGCTGAAACAAAAGAATTTTTAGGTATCAACACTTTTGGCATTCGTATGCGTCACGAAATATTTGACCGTTGGTTGACCGATAAAAAAGACATTTTTTATGTCATGGAATTTTTAAAAGACGCCAATTTTGATCCCGAGTTTTATAAAAACTACGAAAATGACATTGTAGAAAAATTCAACAGCGCATTCGGAACACAAATAAATCCCAAGAAAAAAAGCTGGAAACGTATTTTTGCCAGTAGTTGA
- a CDS encoding DUF547 domain-containing protein: MKLIIVNIWMLLFFSFPWESESIPHSDSFSGLADHSQWNQLLKKYVDNDGNVNYQAFKKDEKALDAYLTNLAQSEPNATSSTSEKLAYFINLYNAATVKLILENYPIKSIKDIKKPWDKEWIKVGTKLYSLGDIEHKVLRKMNEPRIHFAINCASYSCPKLLNEAFVSSKLETQLQNATIDFINDPKRNVIANEKINISHIFKWFKGDFTENGSIVNYVQSYSKIKIRNEAKIDFIDYDWRLNETK; encoded by the coding sequence ATGAAGCTTATTATTGTAAATATATGGATGCTTTTGTTTTTTTCCTTTCCATGGGAAAGTGAAAGTATACCTCATTCTGATTCTTTTTCGGGGCTTGCAGACCATTCCCAATGGAATCAACTTTTAAAAAAATACGTTGATAATGATGGCAATGTAAATTACCAAGCTTTTAAAAAGGATGAAAAAGCACTCGATGCGTATTTGACAAATCTAGCACAATCCGAACCTAACGCAACTTCAAGTACATCAGAAAAACTGGCCTATTTTATAAATCTGTATAACGCGGCAACGGTTAAATTAATTTTAGAAAATTATCCTATTAAAAGTATAAAAGACATTAAAAAGCCTTGGGATAAAGAATGGATTAAAGTAGGGACAAAACTATATTCATTAGGAGATATCGAACACAAAGTACTCCGAAAAATGAACGAACCCCGTATTCATTTTGCTATAAATTGCGCTTCTTATTCATGCCCAAAGTTGCTTAACGAAGCTTTTGTAAGCTCAAAATTAGAAACACAGCTTCAAAATGCGACCATTGATTTCATTAACGATCCTAAACGCAATGTAATTGCCAATGAAAAAATAAACATATCCCATATTTTTAAATGGTTTAAGGGTGATTTTACCGAAAATGGATCTATCGTAAATTATGTGCAGTCTTATAGTAAAATTAAAATAAGAAATGAGGCGAAAATTGACTTCATCGACTACGATTGGCGGCTAAATGAAACAAAATAA
- a CDS encoding purine-nucleoside phosphorylase, translating into MTKKQLKESTDYLKSKGFESPEIGIVLGTGLGKLVDELENTIEAHYNHIPFFPLATVEFHSGKLIYGTFQNKKVVVMQGRFHMYEGYDLMDVTYPIRVMHQLGIKKLLISNASGAINLSMKKGDMMLIEDHINLQGASPLAFKNVSEFGSRFTDMSNPYDTDMRKKLLAIAEKENITLRQGVYVSVLGPQLETRAEYRMLKLLGADAVGMSTVPEIIVANHLDLPVVAISVLTDECDPDNLKPVNVQEIIAVAEKTEPKMVKLFRELLKQL; encoded by the coding sequence ATGACTAAAAAACAATTAAAAGAATCTACAGACTACTTAAAAAGCAAAGGTTTTGAAAGCCCTGAAATTGGTATCGTTTTAGGTACCGGTTTGGGAAAATTAGTAGATGAACTTGAAAACACCATTGAAGCTCATTATAACCACATTCCGTTTTTTCCTTTAGCTACCGTAGAATTTCATAGCGGAAAACTTATTTATGGTACATTTCAAAACAAAAAAGTCGTGGTCATGCAAGGACGTTTTCACATGTACGAAGGTTATGATTTAATGGATGTAACTTATCCAATTCGGGTAATGCACCAGCTCGGGATTAAAAAGTTATTAATCTCTAATGCATCTGGAGCCATCAACTTAAGTATGAAAAAAGGCGATATGATGTTGATTGAAGATCATATTAACCTACAAGGTGCTTCTCCTTTAGCTTTTAAAAATGTAAGTGAATTTGGATCAAGGTTCACTGACATGAGTAATCCGTATGATACAGACATGCGAAAGAAATTACTAGCCATCGCTGAAAAAGAAAACATTACGCTTAGACAAGGAGTGTATGTTTCTGTTCTTGGCCCTCAATTAGAAACAAGAGCAGAATATCGAATGCTTAAATTGTTAGGCGCTGATGCTGTTGGCATGAGTACTGTTCCTGAAATTATTGTCGCTAATCATTTAGACCTCCCTGTTGTAGCGATCTCTGTTCTCACCGATGAATGTGATCCCGACAATTTAAAGCCTGTAAATGTTCAAGAAATTATTGCAGTAGCCGAAAAAACCGAGCCTAAAATGGTTAAACTCTTTAGAGAATTATTAAAACAATTGTAA
- a CDS encoding rhodanese-like domain-containing protein: protein MKYSIFLFLAFSFSNFSNGQRTIEKTLEKWNKNTVSYISVEALYSAEHSIILDTRKKEEFEVSHLKNAIWVGYHDFNIANLSLTDKNAPIVVYCSIGVRSENIGEKLIAEGFTNVKNLYGGIFEWVERDYPIFDIDGNTTTKVHTFNKYWGKLLTKGEKVDR, encoded by the coding sequence ATGAAATATAGTATCTTTCTTTTTTTAGCTTTTTCATTTTCGAATTTCTCAAACGGACAAAGAACCATTGAAAAAACACTTGAAAAGTGGAATAAAAATACCGTCTCATATATTAGCGTTGAAGCTTTATATTCAGCTGAGCATAGTATTATTTTAGATACCCGAAAAAAAGAGGAATTTGAGGTAAGCCACCTTAAAAATGCAATTTGGGTGGGGTATCATGATTTTAACATCGCAAATTTAAGCCTAACAGATAAAAATGCGCCCATTGTAGTCTACTGTTCAATTGGGGTGCGTTCGGAAAATATTGGTGAAAAATTAATTGCCGAAGGTTTTACGAATGTCAAAAATTTATACGGTGGCATTTTTGAATGGGTTGAAAGAGACTATCCCATTTTTGACATTGATGGAAATACCACCACCAAAGTACACACCTTTAATAAATATTGGGGTAAACTTTTGACCAAAGGAGAGAAAGTTGACCGATAA
- a CDS encoding N-acetylmuramoyl-L-alanine amidase, giving the protein MISFKNSLFFIVFSISFCAVQAQDLLKTVTAEKGDGILSLIRKHGANPYEVYEDFVALNIDNLRDSIHLFEGRSYKVPFKVKNEEAKVVTETKAVKGISYDIFGKKYAEVVSQSDVLKDAIYYLISGHGGPDPGAMTTYLDTPISEDEYAYDITLRLARELISHGATVFVIVRDPDDGIRDERILAMDRDEVVYPNLEIPLNQLARLKQRVDAVNELYQQNKGKYQRLIVTHVDSRSVGQNIDVFFYHHENSSNGKKLAESIHTTFETKYKKYQPNRNYSGTFKDRTALYLVRKTHPAMVFIEIGNITNVKDQRRILDPDNRQALAKWISEGAILDFEQQ; this is encoded by the coding sequence ATGATTAGTTTTAAAAATAGTTTATTTTTTATAGTTTTTAGCATCAGCTTTTGTGCCGTTCAAGCGCAAGACCTATTAAAAACAGTCACCGCAGAAAAAGGGGATGGTATCTTATCTTTGATCCGAAAACATGGTGCAAACCCCTATGAAGTTTATGAGGATTTTGTAGCCTTAAATATTGACAACCTTAGAGACAGTATTCATTTGTTTGAAGGTAGATCTTATAAAGTGCCCTTTAAAGTTAAAAACGAGGAAGCAAAAGTGGTCACAGAAACAAAAGCGGTTAAAGGCATTTCCTATGATATTTTTGGTAAAAAGTATGCAGAGGTGGTTTCCCAAAGTGATGTTCTAAAAGATGCTATCTATTATTTAATTTCGGGTCATGGGGGTCCAGACCCTGGCGCCATGACAACCTATTTAGATACACCGATTTCTGAAGATGAATATGCCTATGACATCACACTGCGCTTAGCCAGAGAATTAATCTCCCATGGGGCAACGGTATTTGTGATCGTCAGAGATCCGGATGATGGTATTCGTGATGAACGAATATTGGCAATGGACCGTGATGAGGTAGTTTATCCAAATTTAGAAATTCCTCTAAATCAATTAGCCCGACTTAAACAGAGAGTCGATGCTGTGAACGAATTGTACCAACAGAATAAGGGTAAGTATCAACGTTTAATTGTTACCCATGTAGATAGCAGAAGTGTAGGGCAGAATATTGATGTTTTCTTTTACCATCATGAAAATAGCAGTAACGGTAAAAAATTAGCAGAAAGTATCCACACCACTTTTGAAACTAAGTACAAAAAATACCAACCGAACAGAAATTACTCAGGTACTTTTAAAGATAGAACAGCGCTCTATCTGGTACGTAAAACGCATCCTGCCATGGTGTTTATTGAGATTGGAAATATCACCAACGTAAAAGATCAACGCAGAATTTTAGATCCGGATAATAGACAGGCCTTAGCCAAGTGGATCAGTGAAGGGGCTATTTTAGATTTTGAACAGCAGTAG
- a CDS encoding glycoside hydrolase TIM-barrel-like domain-containing protein: MKKLSLLILFLIEMSCTSQQKKINGVSFVASREEVAQEHVQEVVNLNANHAAVMPFGFIRDLSSPELSFDSDRQWYGETKNGAKQYISMLHKNGISVMLKPQIWIWKGEFTGNLKMNTEAEWKTLETSYRKFIMTYAELAEEAKVEVYCIGTELEQFVQNRPDYWIELIRDIKKIYQGKLTYAANWDEYAKTPFWELLDYIGVDAYFPLSDEKSPSVETLRNAWLKWKPGLAKLSNEKNKPILFTEYGYRSMDYTAKKPWLVDRNQENVNLQAQTNATQAIIQEFWSEEWFAGGYVWKWFINHKQSGGKDNNRFTPQNKPAQETIKQLYSSFK, encoded by the coding sequence ATGAAAAAGTTAAGCCTCCTGATTTTATTTCTTATTGAAATGTCGTGTACAAGTCAACAAAAGAAAATCAACGGTGTGAGTTTTGTGGCTTCTCGAGAAGAAGTTGCACAAGAGCATGTACAAGAGGTCGTTAATTTAAACGCGAATCATGCCGCAGTAATGCCTTTTGGTTTTATACGTGATTTAAGTTCTCCTGAATTAAGTTTTGACTCCGATAGGCAGTGGTATGGTGAGACTAAAAATGGCGCCAAACAGTACATTAGCATGCTCCATAAAAATGGTATAAGCGTTATGTTAAAACCACAGATTTGGATTTGGAAAGGTGAGTTTACCGGTAATTTAAAAATGAATACAGAAGCAGAATGGAAAACATTAGAAACCTCATATAGGAAGTTTATTATGACCTATGCTGAGTTGGCGGAAGAAGCAAAGGTTGAAGTATATTGTATTGGAACAGAATTAGAGCAATTTGTGCAAAACAGACCTGATTACTGGATTGAATTAATACGTGATATAAAGAAAATATACCAAGGAAAGTTAACCTACGCCGCGAATTGGGATGAATACGCTAAAACTCCGTTTTGGGAACTTCTTGATTATATAGGAGTGGATGCTTATTTTCCTTTGTCTGATGAAAAGTCGCCCTCGGTAGAGACCTTGAGGAATGCTTGGTTAAAATGGAAACCTGGTTTGGCTAAGCTGTCAAATGAGAAAAATAAACCTATTTTATTTACAGAATATGGGTATAGAAGTATGGATTATACCGCTAAAAAGCCATGGCTTGTAGATCGCAATCAAGAAAATGTAAATCTACAAGCGCAAACCAATGCAACCCAAGCAATTATTCAAGAATTTTGGTCTGAAGAATGGTTTGCTGGTGGATATGTATGGAAATGGTTTATTAATCACAAGCAATCTGGCGGGAAGGATAATAATAGATTTACACCTCAGAATAAGCCAGCGCAAGAAACTATTAAACAACTATATAGCAGTTTTAAGTGA
- a CDS encoding TIGR04282 family arsenosugar biosynthesis glycosyltransferase: MSSKNLLLIFTRNPELGKCKTRLAATVGDQTALDIYQFLLQHTVRITKNLKVAKSVYYSETIWQDDIWDATIYQKKLQSDGDLGVKMAHAFQEGFAAGFEKIIVIGSDMYDLSEGDLENAFSQLNNTDVVIGPAEDGGYYLLGMKTLQPSVFKNKKWGTETVLKATLNDLKNKNTILLDTRNDVDYYEDIENISAFKPFLKKYKND; this comes from the coding sequence GTGTCCTCTAAAAACTTACTCCTTATTTTTACTAGAAATCCTGAGCTTGGCAAGTGCAAAACGCGATTAGCAGCGACAGTTGGCGATCAAACAGCACTAGATATCTACCAATTTTTACTTCAACATACCGTGCGCATTACCAAAAATTTGAAAGTCGCAAAATCAGTGTACTACTCTGAAACTATTTGGCAAGATGATATCTGGGATGCTACCATATACCAAAAAAAATTACAAAGCGATGGTGATTTGGGAGTGAAAATGGCCCATGCTTTTCAAGAGGGTTTTGCAGCCGGATTTGAAAAAATTATTGTTATTGGTAGTGATATGTACGATTTAAGTGAAGGCGACCTAGAAAATGCCTTTTCCCAACTTAACAATACCGATGTTGTCATTGGCCCAGCGGAAGATGGCGGTTATTACCTACTGGGAATGAAAACCCTTCAGCCCAGTGTATTTAAAAATAAAAAATGGGGAACCGAAACCGTTTTAAAGGCTACATTAAACGATTTAAAAAATAAAAATACAATACTTTTAGACACCAGAAACGATGTTGACTATTATGAAGACATTGAAAACATTTCGGCGTTTAAACCTTTCTTAAAAAAGTATAAAAATGACTAA